A single region of the Oryzias latipes chromosome 21, ASM223467v1 genome encodes:
- the LOC111946786 gene encoding EEF1A lysine methyltransferase 1-like, producing MSVGAPSLRIACVSAPSVYQKLKQGVVDGSERVTAVVLEFDRRFSTYREDYVFYDYNQPLSLPVSVEPRSFDIVLADPPYLSEECLSKVAETIKYLSKGKVLLCTGAIMENLAKELLDVKMCSFEPRHNRNLSNEFRCFVNYPSSLLCL from the exons ATGTCTGTCGGCGCTCCTTCTCTCAGGATAGCCTGTGTGAGCGCGCCCAGTGTGTACCAGAAGCTGAAGCAGGGCGTGGTGGACGGTTCAGAGCGAGTCACTGCCGTCGTCTTGGAGTTCGACCGCCGCTTCTCCACCTACAGAGAGGACTACGTTTTCTACGACTACAACCAGCCGCTGTCTCTCCCGGTGAGTGTGGAGCCACGCAGCTTCGACATCGTCCTGGCCGACCCGCCGTACCTGTCCGAGGAGTGTCTGAGCAAAGTGGCCGAAACCATCAAGTACTTGAGCAAAGGCAAAGTGCTGCTGTGCACAG GAGCCATCATGGAGAATCTCGCCAAAGAGCTGCTGGATGTTAAAATGTGCAGCTTTGAGCCCCGGCACAACAGAAACCTCTCCAACGAGTTCCGATGTTTCGTCAACTACCCGTCCAGCTTGCTGTGTCTCTGA